A region from the Armatimonadota bacterium genome encodes:
- a CDS encoding efflux RND transporter periplasmic adaptor subunit has product MKKIVTIAILILLIFGGLGLAMKMRAHKAPPPTTQQIWNKEGVPVSTDQTSMGNMQQTVEVTGDINALDQVVLSAKISGRVAAVYAREGDPVTPGMIVAKLDQDDAMSNLQAAQAALESAISRLSQAKTNAKVTKIQTDAAIEQAQSSLEAAKARLAVAKTPQRSQERMVAENQVASAKANLDNKKADFGRYKQLLDKGAISQAEYDVAETSYKVAQANYKSAVEQLSLIKEGGRTEDVQAAQSNVNVAREQLRSAKANASQNLLRQEDIKSAKASVQQAKASLALAKQQLSYTYIKSPIAGQLASRTTEPGQVVSAGQALASVVDLSTLYFKGEISEKQFDSVRKGQKVDVSIDALPGKAIFGSVIDIYPSGSTLSRNFPVRIRINEGKDTRPGMFARGNIVTGMSRNVLLIPKDAIDERKGTQSVFTVGPDKKVKRHVVNVIFEDATMAQVQTPTDIKIGDVVVTSGRQNLQDGAKVRVEDHD; this is encoded by the coding sequence GTGAAAAAGATAGTAACTATAGCAATATTAATACTGTTGATATTTGGAGGACTGGGTCTGGCGATGAAGATGCGCGCGCATAAGGCTCCGCCGCCCACAACTCAGCAGATATGGAACAAAGAAGGCGTTCCGGTAAGTACCGACCAAACAAGCATGGGAAACATGCAGCAGACGGTGGAGGTTACCGGAGACATAAACGCTCTTGATCAGGTCGTGCTCTCTGCAAAGATTTCGGGCAGAGTGGCCGCCGTATACGCCAGAGAAGGCGACCCCGTAACTCCCGGCATGATAGTAGCGAAGCTGGATCAGGATGATGCTATGAGCAACCTGCAGGCGGCCCAGGCTGCATTGGAATCAGCGATTTCGCGCCTGTCCCAAGCCAAAACTAATGCCAAGGTCACCAAGATCCAGACTGATGCCGCCATCGAACAGGCTCAGTCTTCTCTGGAAGCTGCGAAAGCGCGATTGGCTGTCGCCAAGACTCCGCAGCGCTCCCAGGAGAGAATGGTCGCGGAGAACCAGGTTGCCTCCGCGAAGGCTAACCTTGACAACAAGAAGGCCGACTTCGGACGCTACAAGCAGCTTCTCGACAAGGGCGCGATATCTCAGGCTGAGTATGACGTGGCCGAGACTTCCTATAAAGTCGCTCAGGCAAACTATAAGTCAGCCGTTGAACAGCTTTCCTTGATAAAAGAAGGCGGACGCACTGAGGATGTCCAGGCGGCTCAGTCAAACGTAAACGTCGCTCGCGAGCAGCTTCGTTCGGCAAAAGCAAACGCCTCTCAAAATTTGTTGAGGCAAGAGGACATCAAATCCGCCAAGGCTTCCGTGCAGCAGGCTAAAGCCTCGCTGGCTCTGGCAAAGCAGCAGCTTTCCTATACATACATAAAATCGCCGATAGCCGGTCAACTTGCCTCCCGCACCACTGAGCCCGGCCAGGTCGTAAGCGCCGGACAGGCTCTCGCCAGTGTGGTCGATCTATCGACTCTCTACTTTAAGGGAGAGATATCCGAGAAGCAGTTCGACAGTGTCCGCAAAGGCCAGAAAGTCGATGTGTCGATTGACGCGCTGCCTGGGAAAGCAATATTCGGGAGCGTCATCGACATCTATCCGTCCGGCTCCACCTTAAGCAGGAACTTCCCGGTGCGCATTCGTATAAACGAGGGCAAAGACACTCGTCCGGGAATGTTTGCACGCGGAAATATCGTGACCGGAATGTCGCGCAACGTGCTCCTGATTCCAAAGGATGCAATTGATGAGAGAAAGGGCACGCAGTCGGTATTTACCGTCGGTCCAGACAAGAAAGTCAAACGACATGTAGTCAATGTCATTTTTGAGGATGCGACCATGGCGCAGGTGCAGACACCTACGGATATCAAGATCGGCGATGTTGTTGTCACTTCGGGCCGCCAGAACCTGCAGGACGGCGCAAAGGTCAGGGTCGAGGATCACGACTAA
- a CDS encoding methyltransferase, with product MSVQQEARVTLEDKIHRTMTWWRVPLMTIAFVGILGFIHNMHAFWYGAAVAILGELIQMWATSHLHKDTKFTISGPYSHVRNPMYFGRFFVGLGIFIMTWNPYFVAGFIILYGVYGNLRVRREERRLQEIFAPHYQHYCSEIHRWLPRLKPYSKSESRRAKWTQVCANHEQIVALGIIVVLALIYLRIDKFAYIYWHI from the coding sequence GTGTCTGTGCAGCAAGAAGCGCGCGTTACATTGGAAGATAAAATTCACCGGACTATGACATGGTGGCGGGTGCCGCTGATGACCATAGCATTTGTTGGGATTCTCGGGTTTATTCATAACATGCATGCGTTCTGGTATGGCGCGGCAGTTGCGATTTTGGGTGAACTCATTCAGATGTGGGCGACCTCTCATCTGCATAAGGACACCAAGTTCACCATATCCGGGCCGTATTCGCATGTCAGAAACCCCATGTATTTTGGCAGGTTTTTTGTCGGTCTGGGCATATTCATTATGACCTGGAACCCGTATTTCGTTGCCGGTTTTATAATCTTGTACGGCGTTTACGGCAACCTCAGAGTCAGACGCGAAGAGCGCAGGCTCCAGGAGATATTCGCGCCTCACTATCAGCACTACTGCAGTGAAATACACAGATGGCTGCCAAGGCTCAAGCCCTATTCCAAGTCCGAATCAAGACGTGCAAAGTGGACACAGGTGTGCGCCAACCATGAACAGATAGTGGCTCTGGGAATAATCGTAGTTTTGGCTTTGATATACCTGCGTATAGATAAGTTTGCATATATTTACTGGCACATCTGA
- a CDS encoding STAS domain-containing protein, giving the protein MSLSENNDIFTTLISDLDECELSVVCLCGELDASSVPGFISDVQPLITRRRNVIMDVHLLEYTDSTGVAAILSTKTALETLGRRTLLVGCHGLLSKILHITHIDTELRCFESIEDAVESIKQSPPQLRRATKRR; this is encoded by the coding sequence ATGTCTCTGTCCGAAAATAATGACATCTTCACAACCTTGATAAGCGACCTCGACGAGTGTGAACTGTCGGTCGTGTGCCTTTGCGGTGAATTGGACGCTTCCTCTGTGCCGGGTTTCATATCGGATGTGCAGCCCTTGATAACCCGGCGGCGCAATGTGATTATGGATGTCCACCTTTTGGAATATACAGACAGCACAGGCGTCGCCGCCATACTTTCCACTAAAACCGCTCTCGAAACGCTTGGGCGTCGAACACTGCTTGTCGGCTGTCATGGCCTGCTTTCCAAGATACTCCATATTACACACATCGATACCGAACTCCGCTGTTTTGAATCTATAGAGGATGCGGTGGAGTCAATAAAACAAAGCCCGCCTCAATTGAGACGGGCCACCAAGAGAAGGTGA
- a CDS encoding efflux RND transporter permease subunit, translating into MWLTNVSIRRPIFITMFVLALIVLGIQSRSRMPQEYNPKVDIPYITITTVYTGAGPNEIETLVTEPVEKAVTSTGNLKNITSTSQDGVSSVVMEFEMGTDLEAAAADVRDKVSAIRNNLPDDADDPKVVKLDISSSPIMIIGLEGNLPSKEMRILADDVVSDKLAKVGGVASVSVHGGDQREVSVAVNKDRLDAYGIGIGKIVEALKGANLNVPAGSIKEGSRDYSVRTVGEYTSAKEIENTRIYVAASNGNPAMTIRVGDIADVKDTVAEPDRVIRLNGKPTVIFAIQKQSDANTVDVADGIKRELADLQPQLPTGVHPVIAIDQSTFVKDALHDVNKSLLEGILLVVIIVFLFLHTARATFIVAIAIPTSIMATYIPVSAFGFTQNQMVMLALSLVVGILVDDSIVILENIERHLRMRENPEAAALNGRSEIGAAAVAITMVDIVVFLPIAFMGGIVGQFFRQFGVTVAVATAFSLFMSFTLTPMLASRWMKSEMDKERDEEAILRRMQHGSGSFKDKLDVMAGKLFDILERFLKSLDNKYLGILEWALHNRFLTIVIGFVSLLVVFSMVMPLPKIGASPAAMKAMAPRIIIALIALGLAAFAAGIDRRSKTIAIGFGIVMAAIALTIYLPFGFGFFPNVDQGQFSVTVRTAPGTSLVATDKVIRRVEKILDDLPEMKPVHYKVSDSVWYKPKTWFKHHTETQKGFYFAASGTSSSGGSGSGDTGPQYGFVSGKVVDKNLRSRSLAAIVQDINRKAADIPGAELISASTSSGTSGPTNNIQKEVQGQYMDDIFKEANRVAAVMQKVPGAVDVDVSYKPIMPERRIIVDKLKASKLGMSVSDIAIAARTAIDGNDDVKLRDSGTEYPVRVHYVQSERNKTSDVDNLIVGTKDNAPIYLRDVADVKYDYAPTKITRKNRQRVIYVTANLAQGAEMGNLNQAIDKALKKTPTIPGTTIGTGGSTKMMTESFGYMISALMLAVVLVYMLMGALFESFLTPFVIMFSLPMALIGALLALLLTGKSMSIVAMIGMIMLIGLVTKNAILLIDYTNTLRSRGKNRHEALLEAGPTRLRPILMTTLAMIGGMTPTALALSQGSETRSPMAIAVIGGLIVSTMLTLIVIPVVYTVVDDSWQGLLRRFAPKSYKKEHAADTGDLDLEPVGVGSDEQ; encoded by the coding sequence ATGTGGCTAACCAATGTATCCATACGGCGGCCTATATTCATAACAATGTTCGTGTTGGCGTTGATCGTACTGGGCATTCAGTCCCGGTCGCGTATGCCGCAGGAATATAATCCGAAGGTCGATATTCCGTATATTACAATAACTACGGTCTACACCGGCGCAGGTCCCAACGAGATCGAAACTCTCGTCACCGAGCCTGTGGAAAAGGCTGTTACATCAACCGGTAACCTTAAAAACATCACATCCACATCTCAGGACGGTGTGTCCTCCGTAGTTATGGAATTCGAGATGGGGACGGACCTTGAGGCGGCAGCGGCTGATGTCAGGGACAAAGTCTCAGCGATCAGAAACAACCTGCCGGATGATGCCGATGACCCCAAGGTCGTCAAACTCGATATTTCTTCAAGTCCTATCATGATTATAGGGCTTGAAGGAAATCTTCCGTCAAAAGAGATGCGCATCCTGGCTGATGACGTCGTTTCAGACAAACTGGCCAAGGTCGGCGGCGTAGCGTCGGTCAGCGTGCATGGCGGCGATCAGCGTGAGGTCTCGGTTGCCGTCAACAAAGACAGATTGGACGCATACGGCATTGGCATAGGCAAGATAGTCGAAGCGTTGAAGGGCGCCAATCTCAATGTGCCTGCAGGTTCGATCAAGGAGGGTTCGAGAGACTACTCCGTCAGAACCGTCGGTGAATATACGAGCGCCAAAGAGATAGAGAATACCCGTATTTATGTGGCGGCTTCGAACGGCAATCCGGCAATGACTATCCGGGTCGGCGATATCGCCGATGTCAAAGATACCGTAGCTGAACCGGACAGAGTAATCAGGCTCAACGGCAAACCTACGGTCATCTTTGCGATTCAGAAGCAGTCCGATGCAAACACGGTCGATGTGGCCGACGGCATCAAAAGAGAGCTTGCTGATCTGCAGCCTCAACTGCCTACGGGTGTGCATCCTGTTATAGCCATAGACCAGTCAACATTCGTCAAGGATGCTCTTCATGATGTAAATAAGAGCCTTCTGGAAGGTATATTGCTGGTCGTTATCATCGTCTTCCTGTTCCTGCACACAGCCAGGGCGACATTTATCGTAGCTATTGCGATCCCGACGTCCATCATGGCGACGTATATCCCTGTCAGCGCATTCGGGTTCACGCAGAACCAGATGGTTATGCTGGCGCTCTCGCTGGTTGTAGGAATCCTGGTCGACGACTCGATTGTTATTTTGGAAAACATAGAGCGTCACCTGCGTATGCGTGAGAATCCTGAGGCAGCGGCGCTCAACGGACGTTCTGAGATCGGGGCGGCGGCTGTCGCCATCACCATGGTCGATATAGTCGTCTTCCTGCCCATAGCGTTTATGGGCGGCATTGTCGGCCAGTTCTTCAGACAGTTTGGTGTCACGGTCGCGGTCGCCACGGCGTTCTCGTTGTTTATGTCATTTACTCTAACGCCTATGCTTGCTTCAAGGTGGATGAAGAGCGAGATGGACAAGGAGCGAGATGAAGAAGCCATACTCCGCCGCATGCAGCATGGCAGCGGATCTTTCAAGGACAAGCTCGATGTTATGGCCGGCAAGCTCTTTGATATTCTTGAGCGGTTCCTTAAGAGCCTGGACAATAAATATCTGGGCATCCTTGAGTGGGCTTTGCATAACCGGTTCCTGACGATTGTAATTGGTTTTGTTTCTCTGCTTGTGGTTTTCTCGATGGTTATGCCGCTTCCAAAAATCGGCGCAAGTCCTGCGGCCATGAAAGCGATGGCCCCGAGGATCATAATTGCATTGATCGCGCTGGGTCTGGCGGCATTCGCCGCAGGCATAGACCGCAGGAGCAAGACCATCGCTATAGGTTTCGGCATTGTAATGGCGGCTATCGCGCTGACGATATACCTGCCGTTCGGATTTGGCTTCTTCCCTAATGTCGACCAGGGCCAGTTCAGCGTCACCGTAAGGACAGCCCCAGGCACTTCGCTTGTCGCTACCGATAAGGTAATCCGGCGAGTGGAGAAGATTCTGGACGATCTGCCTGAGATGAAGCCGGTTCACTATAAAGTGTCTGATTCGGTTTGGTATAAGCCGAAAACATGGTTTAAGCATCATACCGAGACTCAGAAAGGTTTCTATTTCGCGGCATCCGGGACCAGCAGTTCCGGTGGTTCGGGGAGTGGCGACACCGGGCCTCAATACGGGTTTGTTTCGGGCAAGGTGGTCGATAAGAACCTTCGCTCTCGCTCTCTTGCTGCAATAGTTCAAGATATCAACCGGAAAGCTGCGGATATACCTGGAGCCGAACTGATCAGCGCTTCAACGTCATCAGGGACGTCCGGCCCAACTAATAACATCCAGAAAGAAGTCCAGGGCCAGTATATGGATGACATATTCAAAGAGGCCAACCGCGTGGCTGCAGTCATGCAAAAAGTGCCGGGTGCGGTGGATGTCGATGTGTCGTATAAGCCCATCATGCCTGAGCGCCGTATCATTGTCGACAAACTCAAGGCGTCGAAGCTTGGAATGAGCGTGTCGGATATTGCAATAGCTGCAAGGACCGCTATCGACGGCAACGATGACGTCAAGCTCAGAGACTCCGGCACTGAGTATCCTGTCCGCGTGCACTATGTCCAGTCTGAGCGCAACAAGACATCCGATGTCGACAATTTGATAGTAGGAACAAAGGACAATGCGCCGATCTATCTGCGTGATGTCGCCGACGTCAAATATGACTATGCCCCGACAAAGATCACGCGCAAAAACAGGCAGAGGGTCATATACGTGACCGCAAACCTTGCGCAGGGTGCCGAAATGGGTAATCTCAATCAGGCCATTGACAAGGCTCTGAAAAAGACTCCCACCATCCCGGGCACAACAATCGGCACCGGCGGTTCCACCAAGATGATGACCGAAAGCTTCGGATATATGATCTCAGCTCTTATGCTGGCTGTAGTGCTGGTCTATATGTTGATGGGTGCGCTTTTCGAGTCGTTCCTGACGCCGTTTGTCATTATGTTCAGTCTGCCGATGGCTTTGATTGGAGCGCTGTTGGCCCTGCTGCTCACGGGTAAATCGATGAGCATTGTAGCTATGATCGGCATGATCATGCTGATTGGTCTGGTCACCAAAAACGCGATCCTGCTCATTGACTATACCAATACTCTGCGCAGCCGTGGAAAGAACAGGCATGAGGCGCTTCTGGAGGCGGGCCCGACCAGGCTCCGACCTATCTTGATGACCACTCTGGCTATGATCGGCGGTATGACACCGACAGCTCTGGCCTTAAGTCAAGGCTCGGAGACCCGTTCTCCAATGGCGATAGCTGTTATCGGCGGTCTGATTGTATCGACAATGCTAACGCTTATCGTCATACCTGTCGTCTACACAGTGGTCGACGACTCATGGCAGGGTCTTCTCAGAAGGTTCGCGCCGAAGTCATATAAAAAAGAACATGCGGCTGATACCGGCGATCTCGATCTGGAGCCTGTCGGAGTCGGCAGCGACGAGCAGTAA